A single genomic interval of Streptococcus oralis subsp. dentisani harbors:
- the macP gene encoding cell wall synthase accessory phosphoprotein MacP encodes MGKPLLTDEMIERANRGEKISGPPLQDDEETKILPTSSQHFGYSRSKDHGFSQDTLTIEVEPTIHKSRRIENTKRNVFNSKLNRILFAVILLLILLILAMKLL; translated from the coding sequence ATGGGAAAACCTTTATTAACAGACGAAATGATTGAACGTGCCAACCGAGGTGAGAAAATCTCAGGACCACCTCTTCAAGATGATGAGGAAACCAAGATCCTACCAACGTCTTCACAACATTTTGGTTATTCACGTTCTAAAGACCACGGTTTTAGTCAAGATACACTTACAATCGAAGTAGAACCAACGATTCATAAGAGCCGCCGCATTGAGAACACTAAGAGAAATGTTTTTAATTCAAAACTCAATAGAATTCTATTTGCGGTAATTTTACTTTTGATTTTGTTAATTTTAGCGATGAAACTCTTGTAA
- a CDS encoding DUF368 domain-containing protein — MFSWIARVIKGIVIALGFILPGISGGVLAAILGIYERMIGFLAHPFKDFKENVLYFIPVAIGMLLGIGLFSYPIEYLLENYQVYVLWSFAGAIIGTVPSLLKESTRESDRDKIDLVWFWSTFILSGLGLYALNFVVGSLSASFANFILAGVLLALGVLVPGLSPSNLLLILGLYAPMLTGFKTFDLFGTFLPIGIGAGATLIIFSKLMDYALNNYHSRVYHFIIGIVLSSTLLILIPNAGNAESIQYTGLSIVSYVLIAFFFALGIWLGIWMSQLEDKYK; from the coding sequence ATGTTTTCATGGATTGCACGAGTTATTAAAGGAATCGTCATCGCATTAGGATTTATCCTACCGGGAATTTCTGGCGGTGTTTTAGCAGCTATTTTGGGTATTTACGAGCGAATGATTGGCTTTCTGGCTCACCCCTTTAAAGATTTTAAAGAGAATGTCCTATACTTTATTCCAGTAGCTATCGGGATGTTGCTAGGCATTGGTTTGTTTTCCTATCCAATCGAGTATCTGCTAGAAAATTACCAAGTCTATGTTTTATGGAGCTTTGCTGGAGCTATCATCGGTACAGTTCCTAGCCTCCTTAAAGAATCTACTCGAGAATCTGATCGTGATAAGATTGACCTAGTCTGGTTCTGGTCTACCTTTATCCTTTCAGGATTGGGTCTTTACGCGCTCAATTTTGTTGTAGGTTCACTCAGTGCTAGTTTTGCAAACTTCATCTTAGCAGGTGTTCTTTTAGCTCTTGGTGTCTTGGTGCCTGGTTTAAGTCCGTCAAATCTACTCTTGATTTTAGGACTGTACGCTCCAATGCTCACTGGTTTTAAGACCTTTGATTTGTTTGGTACCTTCCTTCCCATCGGGATTGGTGCAGGAGCAACCCTCATTATCTTTTCAAAATTAATGGATTACGCCTTGAACAACTATCACTCCCGTGTTTATCACTTTATCATCGGAATTGTTCTATCAAGCACCCTCTTAATTTTGATTCCAAATGCTGGAAATGCTGAAAGTATCCAATATACTGGACTTTCTATTGTGAGCTATGTTCTCATCGCCTTCTTCTTTGCACTTGGTATTTGGCTTGGTATCTGGATGAGTCAATTGGAGGATAAGTATAAATAA
- a CDS encoding NUDIX hydrolase, whose protein sequence is MEFEEKTLSRKEIYEGPIFKLVQDQVELPEGKGTAQRDLIFHNGAVCVLAVTAEDKIVLVKQYRKAIEAVSYEIPAGKLELGENADPMAAALRELEEEVAYTAKLELLYDFYSAIGFCNEKLKLYLASDLVKVENPRPQDDDETLEVLEVSLEEAKDLIQSGHICDAKTIMAIQYWELQKK, encoded by the coding sequence ATGGAATTTGAAGAAAAAACGCTTAGTCGGAAGGAAATCTATGAAGGCCCTATCTTTAAACTAGTGCAAGACCAGGTGGAATTACCTGAAGGAAAGGGAACTGCCCAACGTGACCTGATTTTTCACAATGGAGCTGTTTGTGTTCTGGCCGTGACAGCTGAGGACAAAATCGTTCTCGTTAAGCAATACCGAAAGGCTATCGAGGCGGTTTCTTATGAGATTCCTGCTGGTAAACTAGAACTTGGTGAAAATGCTGATCCAATGGCAGCGGCACTTCGTGAATTGGAAGAAGAAGTTGCCTACACAGCTAAGTTAGAGCTCTTGTACGATTTCTATTCTGCGATTGGTTTTTGCAACGAAAAACTAAAACTCTACCTTGCTAGTGATTTGGTCAAGGTGGAAAACCCTCGTCCACAAGATGATGATGAAACCTTGGAAGTTTTAGAAGTCAGTCTAGAGGAAGCCAAGGATCTGATCCAGTCAGGTCATATCTGTGATGCCAAGACCATCATGGCGATTCAGTACTGGGAACTACAAAAGAAATAG
- a CDS encoding YbaB/EbfC family nucleoid-associated protein: MMNMQNMMRQAQKLQKQMEQSQAELAAMQFVGKSAQDLVQATLTGDKKVVSIDFSPAVVDPEDLETLSDMTVQAINAALEQIDETTKKKLGAFAGKLPF, from the coding sequence ATGATGAACATGCAAAACATGATGCGCCAAGCACAAAAACTTCAAAAACAAATGGAACAAAGTCAAGCAGAACTCGCTGCTATGCAATTTGTTGGAAAATCTGCTCAAGACCTTGTCCAAGCGACCTTAACTGGAGATAAAAAAGTTGTTAGTATTGACTTCAGTCCAGCAGTTGTAGATCCAGAAGATCTAGAAACCTTGTCTGATATGACCGTTCAAGCCATCAACGCTGCTCTAGAACAAATCGACGAAACGACTAAGAAAAAACTAGGTGCTTTCGCTGGAAAATTACCATTCTAA
- the efeO gene encoding iron uptake system protein EfeO has translation MKKLGVVLLSSALLLTACAVRFEKSTETSDSSKVTGLSDDKQKLLDKATADYKTFVQGQIDKLLTDTEGFVQLLKDGKLEEAKKAYPLVRMAYERSEPIAESFGESDVKIDFRLADYMDENKTEEGWSGFHRIERILWEENTTKGTESYGDQLVNDIKELKAKIATVDVDYKVMLTGAVDLLNEVATSKITGEEEIYSHTDLYDFRANIEGAEKIFQLFKPLLEKSDADLVKELEADFKSVNSLLDKHMTDKEHYKLYTDLTKEDTKELAEAVTKLGEPLSQMGKFLDGE, from the coding sequence ATGAAAAAACTAGGTGTTGTCCTTTTATCTTCTGCTTTGCTATTGACAGCATGTGCAGTCCGTTTTGAAAAATCAACCGAGACAAGTGATTCATCTAAGGTGACAGGTTTATCAGATGACAAACAAAAATTGCTTGATAAGGCAACCGCAGATTATAAGACCTTTGTCCAAGGACAAATTGATAAACTCTTAACAGATACAGAAGGCTTTGTCCAGCTTTTGAAAGACGGAAAACTGGAGGAAGCCAAGAAAGCTTATCCACTTGTTCGTATGGCTTATGAACGTTCAGAACCAATCGCTGAGAGTTTTGGTGAGTCAGATGTCAAGATTGACTTCCGTTTAGCAGACTATATGGACGAAAACAAGACTGAGGAAGGTTGGTCAGGTTTCCACCGTATCGAGCGTATCCTTTGGGAAGAAAACACAACTAAAGGAACTGAAAGTTATGGCGATCAATTAGTCAATGATATCAAAGAATTGAAGGCTAAGATTGCAACTGTGGATGTGGACTACAAGGTTATGTTGACTGGAGCAGTTGACTTGCTCAATGAAGTAGCGACAAGCAAAATTACAGGTGAAGAGGAAATTTATTCTCACACAGACTTGTATGACTTCCGTGCCAATATCGAAGGTGCTGAGAAGATTTTCCAACTCTTTAAACCTTTACTAGAAAAATCAGATGCTGATTTAGTTAAAGAATTAGAAGCTGATTTCAAATCTGTTAATAGTTTGTTGGACAAACATATGACGGACAAGGAGCACTACAAACTTTATACAGACTTAACAAAGGAAGACACCAAAGAATTGGCTGAAGCCGTGACAAAACTTGGTGAACCTCTATCACAAATGGGTAAATTTCTTGATGGAGAATAA
- a CDS encoding glycerophosphoryl diester phosphodiesterase membrane domain-containing protein, which produces MKPEKPKKLGFRKIYLNLDKVLFLFFLIFMMVEYLWLPLNSFLAGLLLSQTGYLFISYNNIFAIITSSPLISLAFLVLIVINLLVAYFQICLLFIGARHLLYHEKRTLIEYSRKVFQQSFLFMKRLSFCKMAFVFFYVAMLFPFIRKILKIYYLNKIVIPDFIVTYLEDKYWLVGLMIFASAWILLYVSVRLMFVLPKILFEKKTVREGVKFSLQKTKKQVLFYAWNLLLIIIKTYLFFFLLLTPLLMGQIVIDNLTQKESLILGVINFVLIKNIHYMALTYFLVKFVSFLTGEELEIMPRRKKDHLMRWGVMGCASIFFALEGYIYLEAPVTNTPLVISHRGVSNKNGVQNTVQSLEKTAQLKPDLIEMDVQETKDGQFVMMHDANLKNLAGINANPQDLTLEELTGLDISENGYRTKISSFDDYLNRANELHQRLLIEIKTSKKDSPQMMERFLEKYGSIIKQYGHQMQSLDYHVIDQVLKYDSTIPAYFILPYNSIFPKTKATGYTMEYSTLDEYFVTKLWYTEQKLYVWTINSSDALDKSLQLSVDGMITDDTEMLQETLAAAQEDPEYTDLLLKKATEFFNF; this is translated from the coding sequence ATGAAACCTGAAAAACCTAAAAAACTAGGTTTTAGGAAAATTTACCTCAACCTAGATAAAGTTCTCTTCCTCTTTTTCTTAATTTTCATGATGGTGGAATATCTGTGGTTACCTCTCAATTCTTTTCTTGCTGGTCTTTTACTAAGCCAGACGGGCTATTTGTTTATTTCTTACAATAATATTTTTGCTATTATCACGAGTTCTCCTTTAATCAGCCTGGCCTTTCTCGTCTTGATTGTAATCAATCTTTTGGTGGCCTATTTCCAGATTTGCCTCCTCTTTATTGGGGCGCGTCACCTTCTCTACCACGAAAAGAGAACCTTGATTGAGTACAGTCGCAAAGTTTTCCAGCAAAGTTTTCTGTTCATGAAACGCTTGAGCTTCTGTAAGATGGCCTTTGTCTTCTTCTACGTAGCCATGCTCTTTCCTTTCATCAGGAAAATTTTAAAAATTTATTACTTAAATAAAATCGTTATTCCAGACTTTATCGTAACTTATCTGGAAGACAAGTACTGGCTAGTAGGTTTGATGATTTTTGCATCTGCTTGGATTTTGCTCTATGTGTCTGTCCGACTCATGTTTGTCCTTCCAAAGATTCTCTTTGAAAAGAAGACTGTGAGAGAGGGAGTAAAATTTAGTCTGCAAAAGACAAAAAAACAAGTTCTCTTTTATGCTTGGAACTTGCTACTCATTATTATTAAAACCTATCTCTTTTTCTTCCTCCTCTTGACTCCCTTGCTAATGGGACAGATTGTAATTGACAATTTAACACAGAAAGAATCACTGATTCTTGGAGTTATCAACTTTGTCCTGATAAAGAACATCCACTATATGGCGTTGACCTATTTCCTTGTTAAGTTTGTTTCCTTTTTGACAGGTGAGGAACTGGAGATTATGCCAAGAAGAAAAAAAGACCATTTGATGAGATGGGGAGTTATGGGCTGCGCTAGTATCTTTTTTGCGCTGGAAGGTTATATCTATCTGGAAGCTCCTGTGACAAATACCCCTTTAGTCATTTCACATAGGGGCGTTTCAAATAAAAATGGTGTACAAAACACTGTACAGTCTTTGGAAAAAACAGCGCAACTGAAACCAGATTTGATTGAAATGGATGTACAGGAGACCAAAGATGGTCAGTTTGTGATGATGCATGACGCCAATCTTAAGAACTTAGCAGGTATCAACGCTAATCCTCAAGACTTGACTCTAGAGGAGTTGACAGGGTTAGATATTTCTGAAAATGGCTATCGAACCAAGATATCTAGTTTTGATGACTATCTCAATCGCGCGAATGAACTTCATCAAAGATTGTTGATTGAAATCAAAACCAGTAAAAAAGACAGTCCACAAATGATGGAACGTTTTCTGGAGAAGTATGGCTCTATTATCAAGCAGTATGGTCATCAGATGCAATCACTAGACTATCATGTGATTGACCAAGTTTTGAAATATGATTCGACTATTCCAGCTTATTTCATCTTGCCTTATAATAGTATTTTCCCAAAAACCAAGGCAACTGGCTATACCATGGAGTATTCAACATTGGATGAATATTTTGTTACTAAACTTTGGTATACAGAACAAAAGCTTTACGTATGGACCATCAATAGCTCTGACGCACTTGATAAATCGTTGCAGTTGTCAGTGGATGGGATGATTACAGATGACACGGAGATGCTACAGGAGACTTTAGCAGCAGCTCAGGAAGATCCAGAATACACCGATCTCCTTTTGAAAAAAGCTACGGAGTTCTTTAATTTCTAA
- a CDS encoding 5'-methylthioadenosine/adenosylhomocysteine nucleosidase, which translates to MKIGIIAAMPEELVYLTQNLDKPQEVQVLGNTYYTGLIGKTEVVLVQSGIGKVMSAMSVAVLANHFQVEAIINTGSAGALAEGIAVGDVVIADKLVYHDVDVTAFGYAYGQMAQQPLYFESDKTFVAKIQESLSQLDQNWHLGLIATGDSFIAGDDKIASIKSHFPDVLAVEMEGAAIAQAAQALDLPFLVIRAMSDNANHEASISFDEFIIEAGRRSAQVLLAFLKALN; encoded by the coding sequence ATGAAAATTGGAATCATTGCTGCCATGCCAGAAGAACTCGTATATTTGACTCAGAATTTGGATAAACCTCAAGAAGTCCAAGTTCTCGGAAATACTTACTATACAGGGCTTATTGGCAAGACAGAAGTTGTTCTAGTTCAGAGTGGGATTGGGAAGGTCATGTCGGCTATGAGTGTAGCAGTGTTAGCTAACCACTTCCAAGTAGAAGCTATCATCAATACAGGATCAGCAGGTGCTCTTGCTGAAGGGATTGCTGTTGGTGATGTCGTGATTGCGGATAAACTTGTCTACCATGATGTGGATGTGACTGCTTTTGGCTATGCTTATGGCCAAATGGCGCAACAACCTCTTTACTTTGAATCAGACAAAACCTTTGTAGCCAAAATCCAAGAGAGTCTATCTCAGTTGGACCAAAACTGGCACCTAGGCTTGATTGCTACAGGAGACAGCTTTATAGCTGGGGATGATAAAATTGCTAGTATCAAATCCCACTTTCCAGATGTTTTAGCAGTTGAAATGGAGGGGGCAGCCATTGCTCAAGCGGCTCAGGCTCTTGACCTACCTTTCCTCGTCATTCGCGCTATGAGTGACAATGCCAATCACGAAGCCTCTATCTCTTTTGATGAGTTTATCATTGAAGCTGGCCGTCGTTCTGCCCAAGTTTTACTAGCCTTTTTAAAGGCTTTGAATTAA
- a CDS encoding glycoside hydrolase family 25 protein, with protein sequence MRKQIHPAIIFSLFGIFIAILLLNRPSFEDHPIKTKPNALQVETQALHNLDKPIIDVSGWQRPEEINYDTLSQNISGVIVRVHNGAQHTETNDAAFINGVDKAYKNHVSEFQKRNVPVGVYAYVAGKSKEDMEKAAEVFYNAASPYNPSYYWLDVEEKTMSDMNEGVEAFRSKLAALGAKNIGIYVGVYFMQEHSISTDKFSAIWIPSYGTNSGYFETKPNTDLEYDLHQYTSKGRIAGFEHHLDINLISADKDKEETFRKLFLRP encoded by the coding sequence ATGAGAAAACAAATTCATCCAGCTATTATTTTTAGTTTATTTGGAATTTTCATAGCGATTTTACTCCTCAATAGACCAAGTTTTGAGGATCATCCTATCAAAACAAAACCAAATGCTCTTCAAGTTGAAACACAAGCCTTGCATAATCTTGACAAACCCATTATCGACGTCTCTGGTTGGCAAAGACCTGAGGAGATTAACTACGACACCTTATCTCAAAACATTTCTGGTGTTATCGTTCGCGTGCACAATGGGGCTCAGCACACTGAAACAAATGATGCTGCCTTTATCAATGGTGTCGATAAAGCCTATAAAAATCACGTATCAGAATTTCAAAAACGGAATGTCCCTGTGGGGGTTTATGCCTATGTAGCTGGAAAAAGTAAAGAAGATATGGAGAAGGCTGCTGAAGTTTTCTATAATGCTGCTTCTCCCTACAATCCTAGCTACTACTGGTTAGATGTTGAAGAAAAAACAATGTCTGATATGAATGAAGGTGTTGAGGCCTTTCGTTCCAAACTGGCAGCTCTCGGCGCTAAAAACATCGGCATCTACGTTGGGGTTTACTTCATGCAAGAGCACAGTATCAGTACGGATAAGTTCTCTGCTATTTGGATTCCTTCCTATGGAACCAACTCTGGTTATTTTGAAACGAAGCCAAATACCGATCTGGAATATGATCTCCACCAGTACACATCTAAGGGGAGAATTGCAGGATTTGAACATCATTTGGACATCAATTTGATTTCTGCTGACAAAGACAAGGAAGAAACTTTCAGAAAACTATTTTTAAGACCATAA
- the rocS gene encoding chromosome segregation protein RocS translates to MSIEMTVSEIAEVLGLSRQAINNRVKELPEEDTKKNDKGVTVVTRSGLIKLEEIYKKTIFEDEPVSDDVKQRELMEILVDEKNAEILRLYEQLKAKDQQLAEKDEQMRIKDRQIAEKDKQLDQQQQLTLQAMKDQESLKLELDQAKEEVQATKKGFFARLFGGK, encoded by the coding sequence ATGAGTATTGAAATGACCGTCAGCGAGATTGCAGAGGTCTTAGGACTATCTCGTCAGGCAATCAACAATCGTGTCAAAGAACTTCCAGAAGAGGACACGAAAAAAAATGACAAAGGTGTAACTGTAGTTACTCGAAGTGGCTTAATCAAGCTAGAAGAAATCTACAAAAAAACGATTTTTGAAGATGAACCAGTCAGTGATGATGTCAAACAACGCGAACTGATGGAAATCTTGGTCGATGAGAAAAATGCTGAAATTCTTCGTTTGTACGAGCAACTCAAGGCCAAGGACCAGCAACTGGCAGAAAAAGATGAGCAGATGCGCATCAAAGACCGCCAGATTGCTGAAAAGGACAAACAATTGGACCAACAGCAACAATTAACTCTTCAAGCTATGAAGGATCAAGAAAGCTTGAAACTCGAGTTGGACCAAGCAAAAGAAGAAGTCCAAGCAACCAAAAAAGGCTTTTTTGCTCGCCTATTTGGAGGAAAATAA
- a CDS encoding 3'-5' exonuclease encodes MEKLRDYIAFDLEFNQHEGVTHLIQVSAVRFQDGHEIDAFDSYVHTSVPLKSFINGLTGITAETLKDAPKVEQVLKYFQGFVGNLPIVGYNASKSDLPILLEHGLDYRDQYKVDLYDEAFERRSSDLHGIANLKLQTVANFLGFKGQSHNSLEDARMTARVYEAFLESDEGKLLLEEQSNLSMNPFGGLDLSQFLD; translated from the coding sequence ATGGAAAAATTAAGAGACTATATCGCCTTTGACTTAGAATTCAATCAACACGAAGGGGTTACCCATTTAATTCAGGTATCAGCAGTTCGTTTTCAAGATGGTCATGAAATAGATGCCTTTGATTCTTATGTCCATACCAGCGTGCCTTTAAAGAGTTTTATCAATGGTTTGACAGGAATTACAGCTGAAACCTTGAAAGATGCGCCAAAAGTAGAGCAAGTTTTAAAATACTTTCAGGGATTTGTTGGCAACTTACCCATTGTTGGCTACAATGCATCCAAGAGTGATTTACCTATTCTCTTGGAGCATGGCTTGGACTATCGTGACCAGTACAAGGTCGACCTATATGATGAGGCTTTTGAACGTCGTAGTTCCGACCTACACGGCATTGCCAACCTCAAACTGCAAACTGTGGCGAATTTTTTAGGCTTTAAAGGTCAATCACATAATAGTTTAGAAGATGCTCGCATGACAGCGCGTGTTTACGAAGCCTTTCTGGAGTCTGACGAAGGAAAACTATTATTAGAAGAACAGAGCAATCTATCCATGAATCCCTTTGGTGGGCTAGACTTATCTCAATTTCTAGACTAG
- a CDS encoding FTR1 family iron permease: MVRNYWKTNICFLALSFLLLASSPVGAKESLSSYFVKITDASQAVKNGNQAEAKALVREMAMDFETVEHADSDAGKAVKEKLALSGEISEENLTQISSALLAFEKEQNPIDLNAEKEKLVSRLRPRFETLDKAVSSKDIEQVREAYKKMNSTWTLNESVVRDNSTAHYGQVETAISFLRSSIETEPTDYNAIQSSFNDLKTAIDNFVAGKEVATSSSNLSLKDGIALLKKALEQFQAGDQASGAASMKEFITIWPTIEGSVSTTNPSLYTRVESESPVIMVKGSEKEYQEKLEKLIADLSQIDTTASYNAFDAMLILLREGVEALLIVMALVTTLKAAKMRKGLKWVYGGALTGIVASLVIAFILQIAFPAVTSGANREIIEGSVGIFAVVMMILIGIWLHSKSSVKKWNDFMDSQMKTVTKTGSFISMFALSFLAVFREGAETILFYVGILPRISRFEFILGISLALLVLLIIAFLMNKASQFFLPHKVFFLLTWMIYALAFKMLGVSVHALQLTNMAPNHLLTGFPTIDLLGIYPSWEGLGSQLVFLLIVLAVTLRQGEK; encoded by the coding sequence TTGGTCAGAAATTATTGGAAGACTAACATTTGTTTCTTGGCTTTGTCTTTTCTCTTGTTAGCTAGTTCTCCTGTCGGTGCGAAGGAAAGTCTGAGTTCTTATTTTGTAAAGATTACCGATGCCTCTCAGGCTGTAAAAAATGGAAATCAGGCAGAAGCCAAGGCCCTAGTTAGAGAAATGGCGATGGATTTTGAAACAGTAGAACATGCTGATTCGGATGCTGGAAAGGCTGTCAAGGAGAAACTTGCTCTGTCAGGGGAGATTAGTGAAGAAAATCTGACACAAATCTCTTCTGCCCTTCTAGCTTTTGAAAAAGAACAAAATCCAATAGATCTGAATGCGGAGAAGGAAAAACTTGTCAGTCGCTTAAGACCACGTTTTGAGACTTTGGATAAGGCAGTTTCTTCCAAAGATATAGAGCAAGTCCGAGAAGCCTATAAAAAAATGAATTCAACTTGGACACTCAATGAAAGTGTCGTCCGCGATAACAGTACAGCTCATTATGGTCAAGTAGAAACAGCTATTTCTTTCTTACGGAGTAGCATTGAAACAGAGCCGACAGATTATAATGCAATTCAGTCTTCTTTTAATGACTTAAAAACTGCCATCGATAACTTCGTGGCTGGTAAAGAAGTGGCGACAAGTTCCTCTAATCTAAGTCTCAAAGACGGTATTGCCCTTTTGAAGAAGGCTTTGGAACAATTCCAAGCTGGTGACCAAGCATCAGGAGCAGCTAGTATGAAGGAATTCATCACTATCTGGCCAACGATTGAGGGTTCTGTTAGCACGACCAATCCTTCCCTCTACACCCGAGTCGAAAGCGAAAGTCCTGTAATCATGGTCAAGGGAAGTGAGAAGGAATATCAAGAAAAATTAGAAAAACTGATTGCGGATTTATCTCAAATTGATACGACTGCAAGCTACAATGCTTTTGATGCCATGCTCATTCTCTTACGTGAAGGAGTAGAGGCCCTCTTAATCGTCATGGCCTTGGTCACAACATTAAAAGCAGCCAAGATGCGTAAAGGGCTCAAGTGGGTATACGGTGGGGCCCTAACAGGTATCGTTGCGAGTCTAGTGATTGCATTTATACTACAAATTGCCTTTCCAGCTGTAACATCAGGGGCCAATCGTGAAATCATCGAAGGATCCGTTGGTATTTTTGCAGTAGTGATGATGATTTTGATCGGTATCTGGCTTCATAGCAAGTCCTCTGTCAAAAAATGGAATGACTTTATGGATTCGCAGATGAAAACGGTGACCAAAACAGGTTCATTCATTTCCATGTTTGCTCTTAGTTTTCTAGCTGTTTTTCGTGAAGGGGCAGAGACCATTCTATTTTACGTAGGTATTTTACCGAGAATATCTCGTTTTGAGTTTATCCTTGGTATTTCTCTAGCTTTGTTAGTCTTGCTGATTATTGCATTTCTGATGAACAAGGCGAGTCAATTCTTCCTACCTCATAAGGTCTTTTTCTTACTGACGTGGATGATTTATGCTCTTGCCTTCAAGATGCTAGGTGTTAGCGTACATGCTCTCCAGCTGACCAATATGGCACCTAACCACTTATTGACTGGTTTCCCTACTATCGACCTCTTGGGCATCTATCCAAGTTGGGAAGGTTTAGGAAGTCAGCTAGTCTTTTTGCTAATTGTTTTGGCTGTCACATTGAGACAGGGTGAAAAGTAG
- the glmU gene encoding bifunctional UDP-N-acetylglucosamine diphosphorylase/glucosamine-1-phosphate N-acetyltransferase GlmU — MSNYAIILAAGKGTRMKSDLPKVLHKVAGISMLEHVFRSVGAIQPEKTVTVVGHKAELVERVLAGQTDFVTQSEQLGTGHAVMMAEPILQNRSGHTLVIAGDTPLITGESLKNLLDFHINHKNVATILTAEAANPFGYGRIVRNDNAEVLRIVEQKDATDFEKQIKEINTGTYVFDNERLFEALKNINTNNAQGEYYITDVIGIFRNAGEKVGAYTLKDFDESLGVNDRVALATAEAVMRRRINQKHMVNGVSFVNPDATYIDIDVEIAPEVQIEANVTLKGQTKIGAETVLTNGTYIVDSTIGAGAVITNSMIEESSVADGVTVGPYAHIRPGSSLASQVHIGNFVEVKGSSIGEKTKAGHLTYIGNCEVGSHVNFGAGTITVNYDGKNKYKTVIGNNVFVGSNSTIIAPVELGDNSLVGAGSTITKNVPADAIAIGRGRQVNKDEYATRLPHHPKNQ; from the coding sequence ATGTCAAATTATGCCATTATTTTAGCAGCGGGTAAGGGTACTCGCATGAAATCAGATCTTCCTAAGGTACTTCATAAAGTAGCAGGAATTTCGATGTTGGAACACGTTTTTCGTAGTGTTGGTGCTATTCAACCTGAAAAGACGGTTACCGTAGTGGGACACAAGGCTGAGTTAGTTGAGCGAGTCTTGGCTGGACAGACAGACTTTGTCACTCAATCGGAACAACTGGGCACAGGGCATGCTGTCATGATGGCAGAGCCCATTCTCCAAAATCGTTCTGGACATACCTTAGTCATCGCTGGGGATACTCCTCTGATTACAGGTGAAAGCTTGAAAAATCTCTTGGATTTCCATATCAATCACAAAAATGTAGCGACTATTTTAACGGCTGAAGCGGCAAATCCTTTCGGATACGGTCGAATTGTCCGCAACGATAATGCTGAAGTTCTTCGTATTGTTGAGCAGAAAGATGCCACTGATTTTGAAAAACAAATCAAGGAAATCAATACTGGAACTTACGTATTTGACAATGAACGCCTTTTTGAAGCCCTTAAAAACATCAACACTAACAATGCACAAGGAGAGTATTATATTACCGATGTGATTGGTATTTTCCGTAATGCGGGTGAGAAGGTTGGGGCCTATACTCTCAAGGATTTTGATGAAAGTCTTGGAGTAAATGACCGTGTAGCTCTTGCGACTGCGGAAGCAGTGATGCGTCGCCGTATTAATCAAAAACATATGGTCAATGGTGTCAGCTTTGTCAATCCAGATGCAACTTACATCGACATTGATGTCGAGATTGCTCCTGAAGTCCAAATCGAAGCCAACGTTACCTTGAAAGGTCAAACGAAGATTGGGGCGGAAACTGTTTTAACAAATGGAACTTATATCGTGGATAGCACCATTGGAGCTGGAGCTGTGATTACGAATTCTATGATTGAGGAAAGTAGTGTTGCGGACGGTGTGACGGTCGGTCCCTATGCCCACATTCGTCCAGGTTCAAGCTTAGCTTCCCAAGTTCACATTGGAAACTTTGTTGAAGTAAAAGGGTCGTCCATCGGTGAAAAGACCAAGGCTGGTCATTTGACCTATATCGGAAACTGTGAAGTAGGTAGCCATGTTAACTTCGGTGCAGGTACGATTACAGTAAACTATGACGGGAAAAACAAGTACAAGACTGTGATTGGCAACAATGTCTTTGTTGGTTCAAATTCAACTATCATCGCCCCTGTAGAACTTGGGGATAATTCTCTCGTTGGTGCTGGTTCAACCATTACCAAGAATGTTCCTGCTGATGCCATTGCGATCGGTCGTGGACGACAAGTTAACAAAGATGAGTACGCAACACGCTTGCCTCATCATCCTAAGAACCAGTAG